The Breoghania sp. genome has a segment encoding these proteins:
- the sucD gene encoding succinate--CoA ligase subunit alpha: MSILVNRDTKVIVQGLTGKTGTFHTEQALAYYGTKMVAGVHPKKGGETWTSGLDGAAELPIFTTVGDAKEATGADASVIYVPPAGAGAAIIEAIDAEIPLIICITEGIPVMDMVKVKAKLDKSKSRLIGPNCPGVLTPEECKIGIMPGSIFKKGSVGIVSRSGTLTYEAVFQTSNAGLGQTTAVGIGGDPVKGTEFIDMLEMFLADDATESIIMIGEIGGSAEEEAAQFIADEAKKGRRKPMAGFIAGRTAPPGRTMGHAGAVISGGKGGAEDKIAAMEAAGIKVSPSPAKLGETLVEVLKG, encoded by the coding sequence ATGTCCATTCTCGTCAACAGAGACACCAAGGTCATTGTTCAGGGCCTGACCGGCAAGACCGGCACGTTCCACACCGAGCAGGCGCTCGCCTATTACGGCACCAAGATGGTTGCCGGCGTTCACCCCAAGAAGGGTGGCGAGACCTGGACGTCCGGTCTCGACGGCGCGGCCGAGCTGCCGATCTTCACCACCGTCGGTGATGCCAAGGAAGCGACCGGCGCCGATGCCTCCGTGATCTACGTCCCGCCCGCAGGGGCCGGTGCTGCGATCATCGAAGCGATCGACGCGGAAATTCCGCTCATCATCTGCATCACGGAAGGCATTCCGGTGATGGACATGGTCAAGGTGAAGGCCAAGCTCGACAAGTCCAAGTCGCGCCTGATCGGCCCGAACTGCCCGGGCGTTCTGACGCCAGAAGAGTGCAAGATCGGCATCATGCCGGGCTCCATCTTCAAGAAGGGTTCTGTCGGCATCGTCTCGCGCTCCGGCACGCTGACCTATGAAGCCGTGTTCCAGACGTCCAATGCCGGTCTCGGCCAGACGACGGCTGTCGGCATCGGCGGTGACCCGGTCAAGGGCACCGAGTTCATTGACATGCTGGAAATGTTCCTCGCCGACGATGCGACGGAGTCCATCATCATGATCGGTGAAATCGGCGGTTCGGCCGAAGAGGAAGCCGCCCAGTTCATTGCCGATGAGGCCAAGAAGGGCCGCAGGAAGCCGATGGCCGGCTTCATCGCGGGCCGCACGGCGCCTCCGGGCCGCACCATGGGCCATGCCGGTGCGGTGATCTCCGGCGGCAAGGGCGGCGCGGAAGACAAGATCGCGGCGATGGAAGCTGCAGGCATCAAGGTCTCGCCGTCTCCCGCCAAGCTCGGCGAGACGCTGGTTGAGGTCCTGAAGGGCTGA
- the sucC gene encoding ADP-forming succinate--CoA ligase subunit beta: MNIHEYQAKALLKEFGAPVASGVPIFSADEAEAAAKQLPGPLYVVKSQIHAGGRGKGKFKELGPDSKGGVRLAKTIEEVVANAKEMLGNTLVTQQTGAAGKVVNRLYIEDGADIDRELYLSLLVDRTVGQVAFVASTEGGMDIEEVAAHTPEKILTLPIDPDAGVTAEAAGKVCDALKLEGAAREDGLKLFPILYKAFTEKDMSLLEINPLIVMTDGHLRVLDAKVSFDGNALFRHDDVMALRDKSEEDEKEIEASKFDLAYVALDGDIGCMVNGAGLAMATMDIIKLYGSEPANFLDVGGGASKEKVTAAFKIITADPNVKGILVNIFGGIMRCDVIAEGVVAAVKDVGLQVPLVVRLEGTNVELGKKIINESGLNVIAADDLDDAAQKIVKAVKEGK, translated from the coding sequence ATGAACATCCACGAGTACCAGGCCAAGGCGCTGCTGAAGGAATTCGGTGCCCCTGTCGCCTCTGGTGTGCCCATTTTCTCCGCCGACGAGGCCGAAGCCGCAGCCAAGCAGCTTCCCGGCCCGCTTTACGTGGTCAAGTCGCAGATTCATGCGGGCGGCCGCGGCAAGGGCAAGTTCAAGGAACTGGGCCCCGACAGCAAGGGCGGCGTCCGCCTTGCCAAGACCATCGAGGAGGTGGTCGCCAACGCCAAGGAAATGCTTGGCAACACGCTCGTGACACAGCAGACCGGCGCTGCCGGCAAGGTCGTCAACCGCCTCTATATCGAGGATGGTGCCGACATCGATCGCGAACTGTACCTCTCCCTGCTCGTTGACCGCACCGTCGGCCAGGTCGCCTTTGTGGCCTCCACGGAAGGTGGCATGGACATCGAGGAAGTCGCGGCCCACACGCCGGAAAAGATCCTCACCCTGCCGATCGACCCGGATGCGGGCGTGACGGCGGAAGCCGCCGGCAAGGTCTGCGACGCGCTGAAGCTTGAGGGCGCGGCGCGCGAAGACGGGCTGAAGCTCTTCCCGATCCTCTACAAGGCCTTCACCGAGAAGGACATGAGCCTTCTGGAGATCAACCCGCTGATCGTCATGACGGACGGTCACCTGCGCGTCCTCGACGCCAAGGTCTCCTTCGACGGCAACGCGCTCTTCCGCCACGACGACGTGATGGCTCTGCGCGACAAGTCGGAAGAAGACGAGAAGGAAATCGAGGCCTCCAAGTTCGACCTCGCCTATGTGGCGCTCGATGGCGACATCGGCTGCATGGTGAACGGTGCGGGCCTTGCGATGGCCACCATGGACATCATCAAGCTCTACGGCTCCGAGCCTGCGAACTTCCTCGATGTCGGCGGCGGCGCCTCCAAGGAGAAGGTCACCGCGGCCTTCAAGATCATCACCGCCGACCCGAACGTGAAGGGCATTCTGGTCAACATCTTCGGCGGCATCATGCGTTGCGACGTCATCGCCGAGGGCGTGGTCGCGGCCGTGAAGGACGTCGGACTTCAGGTGCCGCTGGTCGTGCGCCTCGAAGGCACGAATGTCGAGCTCGGCAAGAAGATCATCAACGAGAGCGGTCTCAACGTGATCGCCGCCGATGACCTCGACGATGCCGCGCAGAAGATCGTCAAGGCCGTGAAGGAGGGCAAGTAA